In the genome of Pseudopipra pipra isolate bDixPip1 chromosome 4, bDixPip1.hap1, whole genome shotgun sequence, one region contains:
- the UBE2D3 gene encoding ubiquitin-conjugating enzyme E2 D3 isoform X2, with amino-acid sequence MSAQPGAGSVSPPLPLSRRAARMALARVCRGVSARWRRCPGRAAAPRPGSPFLRATSLPHCKMAAGPPGPGPFRVPSRSAVTRRGQLEWPPRCRPRSAVAPFRRPGTPGRSGNPSAARGSVPPAPGGSALRAAASPSCTIEAGWSNFAAANSEKMPRNLVT; translated from the coding sequence ATGTCAGCGCAGCCCGGAGCCGGCTCGGTGTCGCCGCCGCTGCCCCTCAGCCGCCGGGCAGCCCGGATGGCTCTGGCCCGTGTGTGCCGGGGGGTCTCGGCGCGGTGGCGGCGCTGCCCGGGGCGGGCAGCGGCCCCTCGGCCGGGCTCTCCCTTCCTCCGTGCAACTTCTCTCCCGCATTGTAAGATGGCGGCGGGTCCGCCTGGCCCGGGCCCTTTCCGGGTTCCCTCGCGTTCCGCAGTAACGCGGCGCGGACAGTTGGAGTGGCCGCCGCGGTGCCGCCCTCGCTCCGCCGTCGCCCCTTTCCGCCGCCCCGGGACTCCCGGCCGCTCGGGGAATCCATCGGCCGCCCGGGGATCGGTTCCCCCCGCGCCCGGCGGGAGCGCGCTgcgcgccgccgcctcccccagTTGCACAATCGAAGCCGGGTGGAGCAACTTCGCGGCGGCTAACTCGGAAAAAATGCCGAG
- the CISD2 gene encoding CDGSH iron-sulfur domain-containing protein 2 yields MVLETLARIVKVQLPAYLKRLPLPESVGGFIRLTVSEWLRLLPFLGVLALLGYLAVRPFLPKKKQQKDSLINLKIQKENPKVVNEINIEDLCLTKAYCRCWRSKTFPVCDGSHNKHNELTGDNVGPLILKKKEV; encoded by the exons ATGGTGCTGGAGACCCTGGCCCGCATCGTCAAGGTCCAGCTGCCCGCCTACCTCAAGCGCCTGCCGCTGCCCGAGAGCGTCGGCGGCTTCATCCGCCTCACAG TTTCAGAATGGCTGCGATTGTTGCCTTTCCTGGGCGTGCTGGCCCTGCTTGGTTACCTCGCTGTTCGTCCCTTCCTCCccaagaagaagcagcagaaggatAGCTTGATTAACCTTAAGATCCAGAAGGAAAATCCCAAAGTAGTGAATGAAATAAACATTGAAGATCTGTGCCTCACTAAAGCTTACTGCAGGTGTTGGCGTTCTAAGACG ttccCTGTCTGTGATGGCTCCCACAACAAGCACAATGAATTAACAGGAGATAATGTAGGTCCACTAATACTCAAGAAGAAAGAAGTATAG